In Diabrotica undecimpunctata isolate CICGRU chromosome 9, icDiaUnde3, whole genome shotgun sequence, the DNA window cgatgcaaacgaaactgaatcaaggtcaaataagtttttctatccaacctcgtcatcaggagtcaccggtgtttcacttggaggctattattacagatcgggtttgctcggatttgccgagcaccaaaattgacatatcgacgtggaattatattaaaaatttgaagttagccgatcccgaatttaactgtagtcaatctatagatttgttaattggttgtagcatattttcgaaggtgttgttagaaggtaaaattgaaggtaaagcgggacaaccagatgccctaaataccgtttttggttatattttgttaggacctactagcacacctaacctttcgtcgacttcgcttgtttgtctttcaaatattgaagacccactagattcttcgttaacgaaattttgggaactggaaaacgtaccggaaaagccagtttcagaaccagaagacgttctgtgtgagaacatttatctggaaacgcataatcgggacgtctcgggtaaatatgttgtatctttgccttttcgtgaatcgccgccttgtttgcaagatagctatgatattgctttaaatagattgctatcattagaacgacgcttatctcgtcaaccaagtttgaaaaaagaatattcttttcatatgcaggagtatcttgatttaggtcatatgcagttagtctctaatgccgaaaagaaaaggggaaagtattatattccacatcattgcgttgtgaaaccagatagtgtttcaagtaaaattcgagttgtatataatgcgtctcagaaaagtcccagtcgcggtaaatctttaaacgactatttactggtcggtcctaagctgcaacagaacatagtctcgctgttgttgaattttagacttaatcgttttgcgctgtgtgcggacattcgtcagatgtatcgtaatattttagtcgctcctgaacacacggattatcaacgcgtgttatggagattttctagcgctgaggaaattcaggaatatcgtttattaactgttacttttggaatagtatcttcgccgtatctcgctttaagaactctccaacaattagcattagacgaaggctctcgttttcctaaagccgtctcgcttattcgtcatgcttcgtatattgatgattttgtttttggtgcttcgactctcgaagaagcacaaactttagttgacgaattagtcgctttgttaaagttaggaggctttgagttacggaaatggtgttcgaatgaacccaaattgttgtcgcagtttcctgaatcccatattaatcctcactccattaattttgatccagaagcaaatggtccttcattaaaaatccttggtttgaagtggattgcacagtccgacgtctttcaattttcagtcaaattgcaagacgtcccttgtaccaaaagatcgtttttgtccgaattagctcgaatttatgatccttgtggttacttaacacctattacctttttcattaaacatttaatccaacaactttgggcaaccggtcttaaatgggatgatcgtcctccttcggaaataattcgtgtatgggagcaatataagagcgaactatctcttatttcacagttcaaaattcctcgttttttgaataATTCCTCATGTCCGATCTTAgagcttcatggatttgccgatgctagtgaaaagggatatgcttgtgtcgtttatattcgtagtattgatactcgtaacctagttcaagttaatttactgtgtgccaaatcgaaagtagctcctataaaacaaattactatacctcgattagaattgttagctgctgttcatttggtaaaacttatgtcgtttgtgttagagtcgtggaagcatataatatttcaaaatgtgtatgcttggttagattctcaaatcgtgttgcactggattaaaagctcccactcgagattcaaaactttcgtcgcaaatcgcatttcgtatatccagtcccatagtcaaaattattcttggcattatatcgaatctcgaaataatgcagtcgatgcgccttcgcgaggcatgctaccggccgcttttctatcaaaattagactggttaacaggtccttcgtttttgtataatattccattaatttttccagaggttcctccctcattgcaggaaaaatcctctttggaagagataaagaaagctttagtgtttgtttccactcgtgaggaacattttctgtcttgtttgctgaaaaataaatcgtcttttacctcgatccaaagaattttggcttttatgttgcgattcgcgcacaactctcgttataaaaggtcgaaacggtcaggacccttgactttcgtagaattagaagactcgttgattattcttgtcagatttacacaagaaaagtattttgaagaacatcttcaatcaaattcttttccgaaaccatttcgtaagttgggagtatttttagatgatagtactcagtgtttaagagtaggtggtcgtctatctcagtcttcgttatcgtatgaagcaaaacacccgtttttgttaccaaaaaaatctcgTCTTACTACTCTTCTAGTTAGTCATTATCATGAGAAGTATTTACATGCTGGATTTAAGAGTACTCAGTTTTTGGTTAGTCAAAGGTTTTGGATAATGTCTTCTAAACAAGCCATTAATTCGGTATTGTCCAAATGTATTAGATGTTGGAAACAATCTCCTAAAAACTTACAACCCCCTATGGGTAATTTGCCTAAATTTCGTCTCGGTGCCATTAAACCCTTTTCGATTTGTGggttagattatggtggaccgttctcgataaccatgtctcgttacaggggagttagaactcaaaaggcctatttgtgtctatttgtatgttgCGGTACTAAGGCTTTAAATCTTGAATTAGCTAGTGATTTGACCGCGGAAGCTTTTTTGGCCGCTTtacaacgtttttattaattttgttttgttcgacttttgtcaatataaccgcgacgaaaccaccattttaattttaattttttttattgtagtttaagttttgaatatttgtgtaagatttgtataggaattgtttgtattaattatcgttttagttgtttaagtaatgatagtatttggaattcgttttgttttttaaagaccttatggcctttaaaggggggagaatgtttaaattcaaatatggttgtatagattaatcaatacatttgtcctccctgtattcctacgatccctataagtaccgccatcgggctcgtggaatgcgtccctttgAAAAGAAGAGCacgagtcgttgaaaagaaaagacgcaacccggcacgtgaacccatgcacgcatattgaatttatttcgttcgttgttttgtagtgcaaaccctggtaattagacccagcggtaagtttttacctagttttacctaaacccataaattgtctttgattgtttattgcaaccatttaaattttaataattatttgcaccaatgaggaaaagtccattattttctcgccagagttaccgaaggaatagttctgttaattaagtactattaatttgtaatagtacatttgtttgttaataccccacactATATTTGGCTATTTTCCATAATGACTGGTGTGACAATAAAATCTCCTAATAGACctcgaattacctcttccttGAATTTGGTTATCGTCATGCTTTCATTGGCAATGCTTTGATGGGCGACATAGGCATTTATAAGTGCTGTTCCAGTCAAGAGCTCCATCGATAATTGTCTGTACCATTTTAGTCCTTTACGTAATGGCGAATTATAGCTTTTCATTTGATCTGATATATCAGTGAAgcttttgaatttattatattcgatGACATTCTTTGGCTTTACAACATCACCGCGTGCCTTCTGCATTGCCACCATTTCGTCTGCGAATTTGGTACTAATCATCAGCACATCTCGCTTGTCCTTCCACTTCTGAATAACGACGCCCGAATTACTTTGTTCAGCTACATATTCgcctacttttaattttttggaaatgACATTATTGGGATTATATTTGCGGTTTGCACGCAGCGTACCAATCATATAAGTTTTTCGGAGTAGGAGTTCATGTGCAAGTGTGACAGAACTGTAGTAGTTATCAATCGCAAGTGTTCGTCCTTTGTCAAGCAGTCCATCCATACGTTTCATCACTACATTTGTTGGTACGCTACTACCTTCAGCATATTCTTTTCCACAATATACGTTAAAATCGTAGGTATAACCACCTTCCAGACaaagtttgaataattttatcccaaatttgtGCCTCTTGTTGGTTATATACTGCTTGAATTTTAGGCGCCCTTGAAAAGACACTAAAGTTTCGTCATTGCACACGTTTTCCTTTGGAATGACGGCAGCCTTGAATTTATCCTTTAGTCTGCTAACCAAGGGAACAATCTTCTGCAAAAGGTCATCTGTTACTGAATTGTCATTGAAGTGCAGCGTTTGCCACAATAACTGGAAGCGATTCCTTGACATTACTTTTTTGATATTCATATAAAGATCATTATTTGACCAGTAGGATTAAAAAGATGGAAAATGACATAATCCCATCCATATAACTATACCCAGGAATCGTTTTATCTCGGCGACGTCAGTGTTGTGCCACGCGGTAATACGTGCACTttttttctgattattttcctgaCACTGCAGGGCATAACGATTTGTGTCTTcaacctaaaaattaaaaaaaaaatcaaaatcagttGAACAAAATAAATTGACATTTTTACCATCATGGATAAAAGATCATCGTCTACAAAATATTCGTAGAATTGAAAGGGCGATTTGTTGTAGAAGTtttcgtataattttttttttatttaaaggcagccgcatcaaacatattggttattagcggatgaatttaatacaaacaataatgattacaaataacaaataaataacatacttatatgtggttcaatatgttacagtctcttaaaaatttcacaatattttcactggtacactcactaaaaatgtcccttataactgatgggattttattagttagtctttcagcactatatttgggacactccgttaatacgtgtttcactgttaacgGCACGTCACAACTCGTACATTTTGGTTGAAGTTCCTTCTTCATGAGGTATTCATGGGTGAGTTTGCTGTGTCCTAATCGGAGCctggttaatacaacctgaaggaaacggctaggggcgttgttagtccatcgtccaaaatttggtttaatttcttttaactttgaggatttttcttcccaacatttagtccaattacatatcagcttttgtttaaagtacggattgagatcttttgctaatggttttattatcggtCTGATATTTGGCGAATTTGCTATTTCCCGAGcatttttatcagctagttcgtttcctttaatgcctatatgtgatggtacccacacgaagactaatgttttgttttccagctgctgcatcttgtttttaattaatttagctatcgggttgcaagtgtacatttttgacagtatatgaagggaattgattgagtcagtaataataaggaatttatctggtttgactgtttgtatgtgaattagagctctgtatattgcatacaattctccagttatcacagtggattctgtgggcaatttgaaactttttattatgtctcttataacaaatgatgatcctacaccagaagttgttttagatgcatctgtgtaaacttgggtatattcagggaaagaagaaagtattctattataattgcttataaatatttgtggattagtttcagatttatgatatgatgatagttctaaatttaaagtaggcaaaggtattaaccaaggaggtggcgtgtttacgtttgctgaatgtgttgagggaaagttaaaaatttcaatagagtttaaaatgtttttgatcctTAATTGAAATGGTAAATGTGTTCTTATATTGATATTTGATAACGATGGCTGAGTAAGAAAATGGTTGTCAGGTTGTAGTGATGAGTGTTTTGAAGCGTAAGATAGACTAAGTAATTTACGTCGTTCATGTAATGATGGCTCTCTAAGCTCCCACTCGAGGCTTGCAACAggagttgttctataagctccagagattatgcgtaatgcattgttgtgtataatgtctaagatttttaaatttgacttcgaCGCTGAAGAATATGCAATGCATCCGTAATCCAATTTTGATCGAATTAGGCTTCTATACAACAGTAATAATGTATCTCCGTCAGCACCCCATTGTTTGTTGGCTAAACATTTAAGAAGATTTATACCATTTTGACATGATATCGCCAATTGTTTAATATGTGGTTTCCAACTTAAAGTTTCGTCGAATGTTATgcctaaatattttatctttgtacttcgttttaaaaactttgtgccgaattttaaggcaggtatgttagtgtgaataggctttttggaaaaaataatatattgtgtcTTGTCAGCTGAAAAATAGAATCCACTCCTATTAGACCACCTTTcgattttatttagttcttcttgtaaaagtttgaccatcgagttaatattttttcctttgataaacattatcatatcatcagcatataatctAGCCTGTGCAGGTCTCTTGAGATTTTTTATAACATCATTCATTGCAATTAAAAAAAGTGTAGGGCTAATTACAGATCCTTGTGGTGTTCCATTGTCTTGAGACTTCATACTAGAAATTTCTCCATTACTACGTACAGAAAATTTGCGTTCATGTAGAAAGTTATTCAAAAATGCCAACATGTTTCCTTGAATTCCCCAAGTCTGCAGCTTTGTTAATATTCTGTGTCGCCATGCtaagtcaaatgctttgtggatgtcaaagtaaacagctacgcatttctgtttgttacagaaggcttcattaatttgactttctataatctatttctaatgagtgtagagtaataaaatctcatgaagtattcaaaagcgctacagggtaatccgtcaataaattccgtccgcattgcaaaattctgtcgtttcataaagagcaggtaggtatcaccctgttttaagggattagtccattgttatcgacagataaacactgagccagaggcgcgctagtgggttaattgacaaaagaatatgcattcttaaaaatcatattaaaggaaataaaaatgtaatacagcagaacagtgttattaaaaaaatataaaatgtaacaataaaatatatacgaaccgaaatcgggaaatactcacaaacacacacgaatgaactttacatattgaaacacttgtggggagtttaaatcaatttattcacaaaaactttactggatacgttattacaattctacatcactatagtcttcatccgaagaactgtcatcatcccctggtgttataattatagggtcaaccacctgatcgaccaagttgtccagttcccacattttatcttcctcttttaaaacatgctggattgctttttgccagttttctgatgtgatttccataatggcttgatcaaacaataccttgacatctttcattttaaatgtggtattgtgccttgcaacatatcctttaacttgtgcccatataagttctatggaatttaattcgcaatgatatggcggtaggcgtagcacagttactttatacttttctgctacatcttctacggcatattttatgaagcgagatttatgttgttttactacggctagtagttccttctttattgaattcgtctcaaactgaatacctttatttgacagccagttaataatttcttgctttctccaagctgaagttggtaccttctctatgcgccttgaatggtagcttgcattatccataaccacgaccgaatcagctggaagaaattttaacatttccccgaagtagtcttcgaagacatccgaattcatgtcctcatgataatctcccgtccgacacgactcaaagcttaacaaaccttcttttaaaaatccttcttcgcttccaatgtgagcaattataagccacatttcccgaaggcactttaatacccgtcgaaaggccttctatgaaagcttggcgagcacttgttacatttttatcttgccacattttttggactatataaccttcgtttatccacgtctcatcaagataaaaaattttcttgtgctctctgcggtactgttttatagttctcaaatattttcgtctccagcaaatgatttcatcactttccagtaatagtgcctttcgattgtgcttttcccaggaaaaattcatactttttaaagttttccataaaagttttctggatatcaaaggaatatcgttatcttggcttatctccattagtattttgtcaagggtgggtatttcctttttaaaataaaacgaatgaacttttcttcgaatgtcacgtttggtgtcttcacctaagatttttattggtcttcctgattttctcttgcatggacttaactggcctgatatctttctttctcgcaataatttaaaaatcgtggactgtccaattccagtcattcgggcacatcgctcaacactttcttgcacagacaaactagggtgatcgtgttttatgcaatcatatacatttaaaattataactttttcactaacagatagcggagaattttttacacctcttttctttggagtaaatgtcgccattttataactttttcactatttctatatcacaatattactgtacgtttaattggtgtagtaacaattactaactcgaatgtcgaatgataataataaaataaaagagggattataatgaaagtgtaagtaaaacctcattacgcgttattagtcttcatgttgatttattttagttcttagtaatattaggaggtgcgtcatacccttatcagtttcttctaatgcttttattcgttcagtaaggaagtgaatttgtttttataaataaaaatgtaattagctttaatgaccatataatggaatacgagtttgaagaataagttaatcgaaaaattaaataaaattggttatcacaaaatatccaaaatatgatattttgaggtacatcaatttttgacgacgaagttgacatccgtccatttgcctacgcccatgacgacaccgaaattcaggcaaattttatgacacttcatgatttattactctacactcatttgaaaccaattataaatgtaaaacattatctatagtagatctcaaaggacgaaatccagcttgttccggtataagtaaattgtgatgttccaaatgccacataagcctattatttattattttctctagcagtttgcaagtagaacatgtaagtgatattggcctatatgattctGCCGCTGTAGCCGGTTTGTTAGGTTTTAGTATAGGGATGACAATAGCTTGTCTCCATAAGTCAGGAAATTTATGTTTACACCAGATTGTATTAAAAAGATTCAATAGAAAGTCTAAAGCTTCGTTAGGTAACTGTTTTAAGAATATTGCGGGTATGTCATCTGGACCTGGTGATGTGTCTTTTAACATTAGGATTGTTTCTAATAGTTCTGTTTTATTAATTGGAGTATTTATATCATCGTTATTGGCTATAATTTCTATtggatttgcttcttcttcttcccgatatcgtaaaaaagtattgctgtaattttcatttgtagattcttgtctgtatgtttcagctaattcttctacAATTTTCTTGTTTTCATTAATTATGTTTCCATTTCGTTCTaggtattttattccattttgtgtACTGACGCCAGAAATCTTCTTAACTTTTTTCCATGCTGATGacatgtttgtattcctgttaataCTTTGAACGTATTTTTTCCAGGACTCTTTTTTAGATCTGGTAGTAATTAATTTTGCATATGCACTTTTTTTCTTTAgctctattaagttctcattggttttatgtcttttgaaagtatttaaagcttttttactttgttttattgccaatttacactcttcattccaccagggaacaactttgttttttgttatatactttgtttttccCATTGCAATTGTGGCGGCTTCAgtgattaattattaaaaaattttaaagttaagtttaTGTCTTCTTCAATTATAGGGATATTCGGTATTTCTtcagtaatttttgttttataaatgttccagttggcttgcttaattttccacttttgcaaaggattggtttttgttggggggttggaaatttttgttactattattggataatgatcacttccatataaatCGTCTACGGTTTGCCATGTGTGATTTAGTAACGTCGATGGGTCAGAAATAGACAAGTCAATAGCTGAAAAATTTCCAGTAGCTGCGTCGAAACGAGTTTTAGCTCCATCGTTCATTATTGTTAAATTCATGCTATTAATTACGTTTGCTAATACCTTtccatttttagttgtttttccgGAACCCCATAGAAGATTATGGCTGTTAAAGTCCCCGAGAATTAATTTTGGTGATGGAATTTGCATAATTAAGTCGGAAAGTTCATTTCCTTGGATATTTTGGCTCGGGGGAATATAAACGTTacatatgttcattttttgattagTACCTATTGTTACTGTTACTGCTATTGCTTCTAAGTTTGTTTTAATTGTTATTCTGTTTACTTGTAAATCGGTTTTAGCATATATCGCAACACCGCCACTAGCGtgatttgtttgtctattttggTAGTAAACATTATATGACCTCAAGTTATACGCATTGTTgcctttaaaattagtttcttgaagacatataaTATCAGGTGAATATTTCTTAATAAGGACCTGAAATAAGGGTAGGAGGGTGTAAAAACTGTTTAAGttccactgtaaaatattattatacatgaatttatttttatttaaataattagttttgaGATATATCGCTGTCTACGTCAGATGAGCCAACATGTTCGAGCAGTTGTTTGgttaattttttacttagtctagtacatttaattttcatatttcgaTCTTCAGCCTGGGTAtgtatttcatttatcatttctATAAGAGATGGAATATGTAGGGTATAGTCTTTAGCAATGCTTAATGCATCATTACTACCGTGAGTGTTCTCTAACAGATCAGTGAATTGTTTACTATCGAGTGGGAACTTGGGATTGTGATTgtcaataaaattggttatctttTGGGGCAATTCTGGAAATTCTAATGAGGGTTTATCTTTCGACTTCAACTTTTTCTTTGGAACTTTTGGAACAGGTGTTGGAAAGTAAGATTTTGGTTCTGAGGAAGTAGTAATATCTGGTGTATCTTCTGGGCTAGGTGTTGCAATTTCAGATAAATTTCGTTTGGAGGTCTTAGGTTTAGTTATCGGAGTTGTTTGAAATTCATTAGAAGCGGGTATGTCAGGATTGGGCTCATTAAATGTAGGAGTAATTGGTGTTGGTTCACATATCATTTCAGGGTTAGTAGTATTTGATATAGACTCACCTACATTATTGCTGTCTAAggaatggtttagagaggaacttTCTTGTTGTGATCTAgtatatgaagaagttgaagtttGGAGTTGAAGGCCGGCACATTGAGATGCAAAATGTCCTGGTTGCTTGCACTTATAGCATAATGAATCTGTTGTAAGAAATATGCGATATTTTAAGTCATCATGATTAATTTCTAGTGTATCGGGAATTTGGAAACTATCTTCTGGAGGAGATATGTACACCTGCCTTCGAAAACTAAGTATGTGACTATACGCTGGATCGGTTGCTCCAATTCGTAAGAATGTAAGGGGTGACATTAGCTGTAATCCAATGATTTTTAACTCTGTTTCCAATAAATTATGTGGAATTGTGGGACTTACGTTGGATAGAACAAGTCTTTGTGACGGGGTAACTAGCTTTCGTACTGGTATTACTGTGTTATTAATCTTAATAGAATtatgttcttttaaaaatttgtctACAGCTGATTTACTTGATAAGTATACACAAACACGGTTGTTTGAAATTCTGgatgaaaaaattatgttttttgga includes these proteins:
- the LOC140450653 gene encoding uncharacterized protein — its product is MIIIKQEFGIISRSKSNVLCPLNQSIFSKVLLEGKIEGKAGQPDALNTVFGYILLGPTSTPNLSSTSLVCLSNIEDPLDSSLTKFWELENVPEKPVSEPEDVLCENIYLETHNRDVSGKYVVSLPFRESPPCLQDSYDIALNRLLSLERRLSRQPSLKKEYSFHMQEYLDLGHMQLVSNAEKKRGKYYIPHHCVVKPDSVSSKIRVVYNASQKSPSRGKSLNDYLLVGPKLQQNIVSLLLNFRLNRFALCADIRQMYRNILVAPEHTDYQRVLWRFSSAEEIQEYRLLTVTFGIVSSPYLALRTLQQLALDEGSRFPKAVSLIRHASYIDDFVFGASTLEEAQTLVDELVALLKLGGFELRKWCSNEPKLLSQFPESHINPHSINFDPEANGPSLKILGLKWIAQSDVFQFSVKLQDVPCTKRSFLSELARIYDPCGYLTPITFFIKHLIQQLWATGLKWDDRPPSEIIRVWEQYKSELSLISQFKIPRFLNNSSCPILELHGFADASEKGYACVVYIRSIDTRNLVQVNLLCAKSKVAPIKQITIPRLELLAAVHLVKLMSFVLESWKHIIFQNVYAWLDSQIVLHWIKSSHSRFKTFVANRISYIQSHSQNYSWHYIESRNNAVDAPSRGMLPAAFLSKLDWLTGPSFLYNIPLIFPEVPPSLQEKSSLEEIKKALVFVSTREEHFLSCLLKNKSSFTSIQRILAFMLRFAHNSRYKRSKRSGPLTFVELEDSLIILVRFTQEKYFEEHLQSNSFPKPFRKLGVFLDDSTQCLRVGGRLSQSSLSYEAKHPFLLPKKSRLTTLLVSHYHEKYLHAGFKSTQFLVSQRFWIMSSKQAINSVLSKCIRCWKQSPKNLQPPMGNLPKFRLGAIKPFSICGLDYGGPFSITMSRYRGVRTQKAYLCLFVCCGTKALNLELASDLTAEAFLAALQRFY